The Solanum lycopersicum chromosome 6, SLM_r2.1 genome has a window encoding:
- the LOC101252784 gene encoding Golgi apparatus membrane protein-like protein ECHIDNA: MDLNPPAGEDYAHPQICFFHVLFKAAALAFYILSALFVDSFVIIFVVTVLLAALDFWVVKNVSGRILVGLRWWNEIDDNGESVWRFECLDQESMARMNKKDSWLFWWTLYLTAVAWFFLAIFSLIRFQADYLLVVGVCLTLSVANIVGFTRCRKDAKKQLQAFATQTLTSRFSSTLQSAFSVV; the protein is encoded by the exons ATGGATCTTAATCCA CCTGCAGGGGAGGACTATGCACACCCACAGATATGTTTTTTCCATGTGCTCTTCAAG GCAGCAGCATTAGCGTTTTATATTCTGTCAGCTTTATTTGTTGATAGTTTTGTTATCATCTTTGTGGTAACTGTTCTTTTAGCTGCTCTTGACTTTTGGGTGGTTAAGAACGTCAGTGGACGTATTCTTGTGGGTTTAAGGTGGTGGAATGAAATAGATGACAATGGCGAGAGTGTGTGGAGATTTGAGTGCCTTGATCAAGAG TCAATGGCTCGCATGAACAAGAAGGATTCCTGGCTGTTTTGGTGGACTTTGTACCTAACA GCTGTTGCTTGGTTCTTTCTCGCGATATTCTCCCTCATTAGGTTCCAAGCTGATTATCTTCTCGTTGTTGGAGTTTGCTTGACTCTCAGCGTCGCAAATATTGTTGGTTTTACTAGATGCCGCAAAG ATGCTAAGAAGCAGCTTCAAGCATTTGCAACCCAGACCCTCACTTCTCGGTTCTCCTCTACTCTACAGTCGGCATTTAGTGTTGTTTGA
- the LOC101252192 gene encoding LL-diaminopimelate aminotransferase, chloroplastic, with protein sequence MAAIQQSLSTSISSSASTFLGQNKLRFRNQNVSMPGKTSGIVRCVATPSTEKTSYKTQVSRNENLAKLQAGYLFPEIARRRSAHMLKHPDAQIISLGIGDTTEPIPEVITSAMAKRAHELSTLNGYSGYGAEQGEKQLRASIASTYYANVGLEENEIFVSDGAKSDISRLQVLFGSNVSMAVQDPSYPAYVDSSVIMGQTGQFQKDVEKYGNIAYMRCTPENGFFPDLSSVPRTDIIFFCSPNNPTGSAASREQLTKLVQFAKDNGSILVYDSAYAMYICDDSPKSIFEIPGAKEVAIEVSSFSKYAGFTGVRLGWTAIPKALLYSDGFPVAKDFNRIVCTSFNGASNIAQAGGLACLSPDGFKAMMDVVGYYKENTQIIMDTFNSLGYKVYGGKNAPYVWVHFPGRSSWEVFSEILEKTHVVTTPGSGFGPGGEGFVRVSAFGHRENVIEACRRFKELYK encoded by the exons ATGGCAGCTATTCAGCAAAGTCTTTCTACTTCAATCTCTTCATCAGCATCTACTTTTCTGGGTCAGAACAAACTCCGTTTCAG GAATCAGAATGTGTCAATGCCAGGCAAAACCAGTGGTATTGTCAGATGTGTTGCAACACCCTCTACGGAGAAAACTT CTTACAAGACACAGGTCTCCCGCAATGAAAACTTAGCGAAACTTCAAGCTGGTTATCTGTTTCCTGAG ATCGCAAGAAGGAGATCTGCACACATGTTGAAACATCCTGATGCTCAAATTATAAGCCTTGGAATTGGTGACACTACCGAGCCCATTCCTGAAGTCATAACTTCTGCCATGGCAAAG AGAGCACATGAACTGTCAACATTAAATGGTTACAGTGGTTATGGTGCTGAGCAAGGAGAAAAA CAACTTAGAGCCTCCATTGCTTCTACCTATTATGCAAATGTTGGACTAGAAGAAAATGAGATCTTCGTTTCTGATGGTGCCAAAAGTGATATATCTCGACTTCAG GTTCTTTTTGGATCTAATGTGAGTATGGCTGTGCAAGATCCATCATACCCG GCTTATGTGGACTCGAGTGTTATTATGGGTCAAACTGGTCAGTTTCAGAAGGATGTGGAGAAGTATGGGAATATTGCATACATGAGATGTACTCCAGAAAATGGGTTCTTTCCTGATCTATCCAGTGTTCCTCGGACAGACATTATATTTTTCTGTTCGCCTAATAATCCAACTGGTTCGGCGGCATCTAGGGAGCAGCTGACTAAATTGGTGCAATTTGCTAAAGATAATGGCTCGATCCTTGTTTATGATTCTGCATATGCtatgtatatatgtgatgaCAGTCCAAAGTCCATCTTTGAGATTCCTGGAGCCAAAGAG GTTGCCATTGAGGTTTCATCATTTTCGAAGTATGCTGGGTTCACTGGTGTTCGTTTAGGGTGGACTGCCATTCCCAAAGCACTCCTATATTCTGATGGATTTCCTGTAGCAAAAGACTTCAATCGCATTGTTTGTACAAGCTTCAATGGTGCATCCAACATTGCTCAAGCTGGTGGTCTGGCTTGCCTTTCACCTGATGGTTTCAAG GCCATGATGGACGTGGTTGGTTACTATAAAGAGAACACACAAATCATAATGGACACATTTAACTCGCTAGGTTACAAGGTGTATGGAGGTAAAAATGCACCCTACGTCTGGGTACACTTCCCTGGACGAAGCTCATGGGAGGTTTTCAGCGAGATACTTGAGAAGACTCATGTCGTTACTACTCCAGGCAGTGGTTTCGGGCCTGGTGGTGAAGGTTTTGTGAGAGTGAGTGCTTTTGGGCACAGGGAAAACGTCATTGAAGCTTGCAGAAGATTCAAGGAATTGTACAAGTAA
- the LOC101252496 gene encoding tetrapyrrole-binding protein, chloroplastic, with protein sequence MATNSFNSIHTLRRRHSIDCPYPFSSSSPSSFFPKTITKNPSSFSNHNLITFSVSSTTPTTTTTTTITTTPFDTLEQHLISQNFREADEETRRLLIVLAGEAAVKRGYVFFSEVQFISESDLKEIDSLWRKYSDGKFGYSVQKKIWNNKANRDFTNFFIKIGWMKKLESEEVDQHNYRAFPNEFIWELNDETPEGHLPLTNALRGTQLLKSIFTHPAFVEDGDEEEEKEDSNNNSGGDKGKAKKGGLFGGLRSKLFSKPDYSF encoded by the coding sequence ATGGCAACAAATTCATTCAACTCCATTCATACACTAAGAAGAAGGCATTCTATAGATTGTCCttaccctttttcttcttcttctccttcttctttttttcctaaGACAATTACCAAAAACCCCTCCTCATTCTCCAATCATAACCTCATAACTTTCTCTGTTTCCTCAACTACCcctaccaccaccaccaccaccaccatcaccaccaCCCCCTTCGATACTCTCGAACAACacttaatttctcaaaatttccGGGAAGCAGACGAGGAAACTCGCCGTTTACTCATCGTTTTAGCCGGAGAAGCAGCGGTTAAACGAGGATACGTTTTCTTCTCCGAAGTTCAGTTCATTTCCGAATCTGACCTGAAGGAAATCGATTCGCTATGGAGGAAATACAGCGACGGAAAATTCGGTTACAGTGTTCAGAAGAAGATATGGAATAACAAAGCGAACAGAGATTTCacgaatttcttcatcaaaattgGATGGATGAAGAAACTGGAGTCTGAAGAAGTGGATCAGCACAATTACAGGGCTTTTCcgaatgaatttatttgggaaTTGAACGATGAAACACCCGAGGGACACTTGCCATTAACGAATGCTCTGAGAGGAACTCAATTGCTGAAGAGCATTTTCACTCATCCAGCATTTGTTGAAGAtggagatgaagaagaagagaaggaagatagtaataataattcaGGGGGAGATAAAGGGAAAGCTAAAAAAGGGGGTTTATTTGGGGGTTTAAGGAGTAAATTATTTAGTAAACCAGATTACAGTTTTTAA
- the LOC101251893 gene encoding large ribosomal subunit protein eL27 yields MVKFLKPNKAVILLQGKYAGRKAVIVRAFDEGTRDRPYGHCLVAGISKYPKKVIRKDSAKKQAKKSRVKAFIKLVNYNHIMPTRYTLDVDLKDVVNADVLQARDKKVTAAKETKARLEERFKTGKNRWFFTKLRF; encoded by the coding sequence ATGGTGAAGTTTTTGAAGCCAAACAAAGCTGTTATCCTTCTTCAAGGCAAGTATGCCGGCCGGAAAGCTGTGATCGTAAGGGCATTTGATGAAGGAACAAGGGACAGGCCATATGGCCATTGTTTGGTCGCAGGTATCTCCAAGTACCCGAAGAAGGTGATCCGCAAGGATTCAGCAAAGAAGCAGGCGAAGAAATCTCGTGTTAAGGCTTTCATCAAGCTCGTGAACTACAACCACATCATGCCTACTCGTTACACACTCGATGTGGATCTGAAGGATGTTGTCAATGCTGATGTTCTTCAGGCACGTGACAAGAAGGTGACCGCTGCAAAGGAGACCAAGGCTAGGCTTGAGGAGAGGTTCAAGACCGGGAAAAATCGCTGGTTCTTTACCAAGCTTAGGTTCTGA
- the LOC101251592 gene encoding large ribosomal subunit protein uL6z/uL6y has protein sequence MKTILSSETMDIPDGITIKVKAKQIEVEGPRGKLVRNFKHLNLDFQLIKDEETGQKKLKVDAWFGSRKATASIRTALSHVNNLIVGVTKGYRYKMRFVYAHFPINASITGGNKSIEIRNFLGEKKVRKVDMLDGVTVVRSEKVKDELVLDGNDIELVSRSAALINQKCHVKNKDIRKFLDGIYVSEKGKIVEEE, from the exons ATGAAGACAATTCTGTCATCAGAAACCATGGATATCCCCGACGGCATCACCATCAAGGTGAAGGCGAAGCAAATCGAAGTTGAAGGACCAAGGGGAAAGCTTGTGAGAAACTTCAAGCATCTCAATCTCGATTTCCAGCTGATCAAGGACGAGGAAACTGGACAGAAGAAGCTGAAGGTTGATGCCTGGTTTGGATCTCGAAAGGCTACTGCTTCTATCCGTACCGCTCTTAGCCATGTCAATAATCTCATCGTTGGTGTTACCAAGGGATACAGATACAAGATGCGTTTTGTATATGCTCACTTTCCGATCAATGCCTCCATCACCGGAGGTAACAAGTCCATTGAGATCCGTAACTTCCTTGGCGAGaaaaag GTTAGGAAAGTTGACATGCTTGATGGAGTAACAGTTGTTCGATCTGAGAAGGTTAAGGACGAGCTTGTGTTGGATGGAAATGACATTGAGCTTGTTTCTCGCTCTGCTGCCCTCATTAACCAA AAATGCCATGTGAAGAACAAGGATATCCGAAAGTTTCTTGATGGTATCTATGTCAGCGAGAAGGGTAAAATTGTCGAAGAAGAATGA
- the GGP1 gene encoding GDP-L-galactose phosphorylase has translation MMLKIKRVPTLVSNFQKDEADEIAARGAGCGRNCLRNCCLPGSKLPLYGFKNLSYGKSVADETKESPIDFLESLVLGEWEDRQQKGLFRYDVTACETKVIPGEYGFVAQLNEGRHLKKRPTEFRVDKVLQPFDGSKFNFTKVGQEELLFQFEASEEDEVQLYPDAPIDPEKSPSVVAINVSPIEYGHVLLIPKVLECLPQRIDRDSFLLALHMAAEAANPYFRLGYNSLGAFATINHLHFQAYFLAVQFPIEKAPTQKITVTDAGVKISEMLHYPVRGLVFEGGNTLEDLADVVSDSCICLQENNIPYNVLISDSGKRIFLLPQCYAEKQALGEVSAELLDTQVNPAVWEISGHMVLKRKEDYEGATEANAWRLLAEVSLSEARFQEVTALIFEAISLSVEENEDGTDGSPEDLDVTPPQPMEEIDGLNTHSTMVPA, from the exons ATGATGCTCAAAATTAAGAGGGTTCCTACGCTTGTTTCTAACTTTCAAAAGGATGAGGCTGATGAAATTGCTGCTCGTGGTGCTGGTTGTGGCCGGAATTGCCTCAGGAATTGCTGCCTTCCAG GTTCAAAGCTGCCACTGTATGGTTTCAAAAATTTGAGCTACGGCAAGTCTGTCGCCGATGAAACAAAGGAATCTCCGATCGACTTTCTGGAATCCCTTGTTCTTGGGGAA TGGGAGGATCGTCAGCAGAAAGGCCTCTTTCGCTATGATGTCACTGCTTGCGAAACCAAg GTGATTCCTGGAGAATATGGTTTCGTTGCTCAACTGAATGAGGGAAGGCACCTCAAGAAGCGGCCAACTGAGTTTCGAGTTGATAAGGTTCTGCAGCCTTTTGATGGAAGCAAGTTCAACTTCACTAAGGTTGGACAGGAAGAGTTGCTCTTTCAGTTTGAAGCAAGTGAGGAAGATGAAGTCCAGCTCTATCCAGATGCGCCAATTGATCCTGAGAAATCTCCAAGTGTCGTTGCCATAAAT GTCAGTCCCATTGAGTACGGACACGTGCTTTTGATCCCTAAGGTCCTTGAATGCCTTCCCCAGAGGATTGACAGGGACAGCTTCCTGCTTGCACTGCACATGGCTGCCGAAGCAGCAAACCCTTACTTCCGATTGGGTTACAACAGCTTGGGTGCATTTGCCACCATCAACCATCTTCACTTCCAG GCTTATTTCTTGGCTGTGCAATTTCCCATTGAGAAGGCCCCAACTCAGAAGATAACTGTCACTGATGCTGGAGTGAAGATATCGGAGATGCTGCATTACCCAGTTCGAGGTCTTGTCTTTGAGGGTGGAAATACTTTGGAGGATTTGGCCGATGTTGTCTCAGATTCTTGCATTTGTCTGCAAGAGAACAACATCCCTTACAATGTCCTAATCTCTGATTCAGGGAAAAGGATATTCCTTCTCCCACAG TGCTATGCGGAGAAACAAGCGCTTGGAGAGGTCAGCGCTGAACTCCTCGACACCCAAGTCAATCCTGCTGTTTGGGAGATTAGTGGACACATGGTCTTGAAGAGGAAGGAGGATTATGAGGGTGCAACTGAGGCAAATGCATGGAGGCTTCTCGCAGAGGTCTCACTCTCTGAAGCAAGGTTCCAAGAAGTGACTGCTCTCATCTTTGAAGCCATTAGTCTCAGTGTTGAAGAGAACGAGGACGGCACTGATGGTTCTCCTGAGGATCTAGATGTCACACCTCCACAGCCCATGGAGGAGATTGATGGTCTCAACACCCACAGTACCATGGTTCCCGCCTAG